One segment of Deinococcus sp. Leaf326 DNA contains the following:
- the rpsP gene encoding 30S ribosomal protein S16 — MVKIRLSRFGSAHNPHYRIVVTDSRRPRDGGYIENLGHYDPRKTSENHVKVNAERADYWISQGAQPTATAKRVLKSQGIKFA, encoded by the coding sequence ATGGTCAAGATTCGCCTGTCCCGTTTCGGTTCCGCCCACAACCCCCACTACCGCATCGTCGTGACCGACTCGCGCCGTCCCCGTGACGGCGGCTATATCGAGAATCTGGGTCACTACGATCCCCGCAAGACCAGCGAGAACCACGTCAAGGTCAACGCGGAACGCGCCGACTACTGGATTTCGCAGGGCGCCCAACCCACGGCGACCGCCAAGCGCGTGCTGAAGTCGCAGGGCATCAAGTTCGCCTGA